A part of Variovorax sp. HW608 genomic DNA contains:
- a CDS encoding carbohydrate ABC transporter permease, which translates to MTTIDHSAGAMPAAPTGLARAWRRKPSKRVGGTTTVVLFFLPPAILLFTLFVAFPMGAAGWYSFFNWNGYGVPTNFVGLRNFVDLFRTPAFHTALGNNLLIIVGSLAVQLPLALAMAVLLADKVRGTNTFRLIFFLPYILAEIAAGLIWRFVYDGDYGLLAKVWEWFGASAPYVLSEPELAMYAILVVVIWKYFGFHMILYIAGLQQIDRSLYEAARIDGASRWQIFTRITVPLLGSTIRLSVFFAILGSIQLFDLIMPLTKGGPSDSTQTMVTFLYSYGVTRMEIGFGSAVGVVLFLICVVFAFGYKRVLMRHD; encoded by the coding sequence GTGACGACGATCGATCACAGTGCTGGCGCCATGCCCGCTGCCCCGACGGGCTTGGCGCGGGCCTGGCGCCGCAAGCCATCCAAACGAGTCGGCGGCACGACGACCGTGGTGCTGTTCTTTCTGCCGCCGGCGATCCTGCTGTTCACCTTGTTCGTTGCCTTTCCGATGGGGGCGGCCGGCTGGTACAGCTTCTTCAACTGGAACGGCTACGGCGTCCCGACGAATTTCGTCGGCTTGCGGAACTTCGTGGACCTGTTCCGGACCCCCGCGTTCCACACGGCCCTCGGCAACAACCTGCTGATCATCGTGGGGTCCCTGGCCGTGCAGTTGCCACTGGCCCTGGCGATGGCGGTGCTGCTTGCCGACAAGGTGCGCGGCACGAACACCTTCAGGTTGATCTTCTTCCTGCCGTACATCCTGGCGGAGATCGCGGCCGGGCTGATCTGGCGCTTCGTCTACGACGGCGACTACGGCCTCTTGGCCAAGGTCTGGGAATGGTTCGGAGCGAGCGCGCCCTACGTGCTGTCCGAACCCGAGCTAGCCATGTACGCCATCCTGGTCGTCGTGATCTGGAAGTACTTCGGCTTCCACATGATCCTGTACATCGCCGGATTGCAGCAGATCGATCGAAGCCTCTATGAGGCCGCCCGCATCGACGGCGCGTCGCGCTGGCAGATCTTCACTCGCATCACGGTGCCATTGCTGGGCTCGACGATCAGGCTGTCGGTGTTCTTCGCGATCCTCGGATCGATCCAGCTGTTCGATCTCATCATGCCGCTGACCAAGGGCGGTCCGTCCGACAGCACGCAGACCATGGTGACCTTCCTCTACAGCTACGGCGTCACGCGCATGGAGATCGGATTCGGCAGTGCCGTGGGCGTCGTCCTGTTCCTGATCTGCGTGGTCTTCGCCTTTGGCTACAAGCGGGTCCTGATGCGCCATGACTAG
- a CDS encoding ABC transporter substrate-binding protein: MRSIKLVSSALVAAGMWLSSAGALADTTVRLMHVDQNPDTGAFYNDVARRFESTHPGVKVEIQYLENESYKKKLTTLLQSPDRPNILYSWGGGTMRDQIKAGVVEDLSAPMDAKWRESFMPAALQAFTVNGKVYGVPLQLGQVGFFYNKDLFAKAGVDAASIKTWDDLLGAVKKIKESGTTPIIVGGGDKWPLHFYWSHLALRIGGKGAFDSAMQGEGKGFASDTFVQAGTLFQQLTDLKPFQPGYLGATFPQSSGQFGDGKGAMVLQLNGMLGSMKANSANKLGIPEDKLGWFPFPAVAGGKGDPSDTLGGMNGWLVTKGSPKEAAEFLRFFSEANNQRIPAQRGSYIPVVNGTQDAIANPILRQLAENVAKSHYHQIYYDQMLGPSVGAVVNDISVDLATGKMKPADAAAAVQAAWQRANSTN, from the coding sequence ATGAGAAGCATCAAGTTGGTTTCTTCTGCGCTCGTCGCCGCGGGGATGTGGCTGTCCTCTGCCGGTGCCCTGGCCGACACGACGGTTCGTCTGATGCATGTCGACCAGAACCCCGATACCGGCGCCTTCTACAACGACGTGGCACGCCGTTTCGAATCGACGCACCCCGGTGTGAAGGTCGAGATCCAGTACCTCGAGAACGAGTCGTACAAGAAGAAACTGACCACGCTCCTCCAGTCGCCCGACCGGCCCAACATCCTGTACAGCTGGGGTGGCGGGACGATGCGGGACCAGATCAAGGCCGGCGTCGTCGAGGACCTCTCGGCGCCGATGGACGCGAAGTGGCGCGAGAGCTTCATGCCGGCTGCATTGCAGGCCTTTACCGTCAACGGCAAGGTGTACGGCGTGCCGCTGCAGCTGGGCCAGGTCGGGTTCTTCTACAACAAGGACCTCTTCGCGAAGGCCGGCGTCGATGCTGCGTCGATCAAGACCTGGGACGACCTGCTCGGTGCTGTGAAGAAGATCAAGGAGTCGGGAACCACCCCGATCATCGTCGGCGGCGGGGACAAGTGGCCGCTGCACTTCTACTGGTCGCATCTGGCCCTGCGGATCGGAGGCAAGGGTGCGTTCGACTCCGCCATGCAAGGCGAAGGCAAGGGCTTTGCGAGCGACACCTTTGTCCAGGCGGGCACCTTGTTCCAGCAGCTCACCGACCTGAAGCCGTTCCAGCCGGGCTACCTTGGCGCCACCTTTCCCCAGTCGTCCGGCCAGTTCGGCGACGGCAAGGGTGCCATGGTCCTGCAGCTGAACGGGATGCTCGGCTCGATGAAGGCGAACTCCGCGAACAAGCTCGGCATTCCCGAAGACAAGCTGGGCTGGTTCCCCTTCCCGGCCGTGGCGGGCGGCAAGGGCGACCCGAGCGACACCCTGGGCGGAATGAACGGCTGGCTGGTCACCAAGGGCTCGCCGAAGGAGGCCGCAGAGTTCCTGCGCTTCTTCTCGGAGGCAAATAACCAGCGCATCCCGGCTCAACGCGGCTCCTATATCCCCGTGGTGAACGGAACCCAGGATGCCATCGCCAACCCGATCCTTCGGCAGTTGGCGGAGAACGTCGCGAAGTCCCACTACCACCAGATCTATTACGACCAGATGCTTGGCCCGTCGGTCGGAGCGGTCGTCAACGACATCTCGGTCGATCTCGCCACCGGGAAGATGAAGCCGGCGGATGCCGCGGCCGCCGTGCAGGCCGCCTGGCAGCGCGCCAACAGCACCAACTGA
- a CDS encoding carbohydrate ABC transporter permease: MSPVVRYAALFLVAGLVLIPLIATVLGGFKTLGDLRVNPFGFPAQWEWRNYWDILGGSRYWQLMGNSAVIAVLTVILTVMVSAMAAFVFVHIKFFGSTFLINYLLLGLMFPAATAILPLFIQIRDLGLLDNYWGVVLPQVAFGLASSILLFRNYFKQLPAELFEAALIDGCGYFRFFWHIVLPLSRPILATVAVIVFVHSWNSYLLPLVVFNRETLYTWPLGIMAYQGEFSTDWNLVLAFITLTILPAVIMFFAAQKHIVAGLTSGSVKG; this comes from the coding sequence ATGTCGCCGGTCGTTCGCTACGCGGCACTCTTCCTCGTCGCCGGCCTGGTGCTGATCCCGCTGATCGCCACCGTGCTGGGCGGATTCAAGACGCTCGGGGACCTGCGGGTCAATCCGTTCGGATTCCCGGCGCAATGGGAGTGGCGCAACTACTGGGACATCCTCGGCGGAAGCCGCTACTGGCAGCTGATGGGCAATTCCGCCGTAATCGCGGTGCTGACGGTCATCCTGACCGTGATGGTCTCGGCAATGGCGGCCTTCGTGTTCGTGCACATCAAGTTCTTCGGCTCGACCTTCCTCATCAACTACCTGCTTCTCGGACTGATGTTCCCGGCGGCAACCGCAATCTTGCCGCTCTTCATCCAGATCCGGGACCTGGGCCTGCTCGACAACTACTGGGGCGTGGTCCTGCCGCAGGTCGCCTTCGGCCTGGCGTCGAGCATCCTGCTGTTTCGCAACTACTTCAAGCAGCTGCCGGCCGAACTGTTCGAAGCGGCATTGATCGACGGCTGCGGCTACTTCAGGTTCTTCTGGCACATCGTGCTGCCGCTGTCGCGCCCCATCCTGGCGACCGTGGCGGTGATCGTCTTCGTGCACAGCTGGAATTCGTACCTGCTTCCGCTGGTGGTCTTCAACCGCGAGACGCTCTACACCTGGCCGCTCGGGATCATGGCCTACCAGGGCGAGTTCTCGACCGACTGGAACCTGGTGCTGGCATTCATCACGCTCACGATCCTTCCGGCCGTGATCATGTTCTTTGCCGCTCAGAAGCACATCGTTGCCGGCCTGACCTCCGGCTCTGTCAAAGGCTGA